Proteins from a genomic interval of Thunnus maccoyii chromosome 1, fThuMac1.1, whole genome shotgun sequence:
- the LOC121891939 gene encoding interleukin-17C-like translates to MKAFNNGVGNFWRLYWNKLSVSKNLLSLQSTRTCEQVAKEMHGEQNNRALSPWEYSIDRDDSRFPHEIAVAKCLCKGCIINRRENHSYNSVPVRAPLTVLMKTPCPSDPDKYVLRKNVIVIYVACTCVSPM, encoded by the exons ATGAAAGCATTTAACAACGGTGTTGGAAACTTTTGGAGACTGTACTGGAACAAGTTAAGTGTCTCCAAAAACCTGCTGTCACTGCAGTCCACACGCACGTGCGAGCAGGTGGCCAAAGAGATGCACGGCGAGCAGAACAACCGGGCCCTGTCCCCGTGGGAATACAG CATAGACCGAGACGACAGCAGGTTCCCTCATGAGATCGCCGTTGCAAAGTGCCTCTGCAAGGGCTGCATCATCAACCGGAGAGAAAACCATAGCTACAACTCTGTGCCTGTGCGTGCTCCACTGACGGTGCTGATGAAGACTCCGTGCCCGAGTGACCCAGATAAATATGTGCTCAGAAAGAATGTTATAGTGATCTATGTGGCCTGCACTTGTGTTTCACCCATGTAA